One genomic segment of Synechocystis sp. LKSZ1 includes these proteins:
- the cysK gene encoding cysteine synthase A, which translates to MPIAQSITQLVGRTPLVQLNRIPATEGVTAQILVKLEGMNPSASVKDRIGVSMIETAEAQGLIQPGETILVEPTSGNTGIALAMIAAAKGYQLILTMPDTMSLERRAMLRAYGAVVELTPGIQGMRGAIAKAEEIVREKENAFMLQQFCNVANPKIHQATTAVEIWEDTEGKVDILIAGVGTGGTITGVARALKARKPSFQAIAVEPSNSPVLSGGCPGPHKIQGIGAGFIPPVMELDLIDEIISIGDQDAIHYSRRLAREEGLLSGISTGAALAAAIQVGQRPENTDKLIVIIQPSFGERYLSTPLFHQI; encoded by the coding sequence ATGCCCATTGCCCAAAGTATTACCCAGCTTGTTGGCCGTACTCCCCTCGTTCAACTCAATAGAATCCCTGCGACGGAAGGCGTTACCGCTCAAATCCTTGTCAAGCTTGAAGGAATGAATCCTTCCGCTTCTGTTAAGGATCGCATCGGCGTTAGTATGATTGAAACCGCTGAAGCACAAGGGCTAATTCAACCAGGCGAAACAATTTTAGTAGAACCAACTTCGGGTAATACGGGAATTGCACTAGCCATGATTGCTGCTGCTAAAGGATACCAACTCATTTTAACGATGCCTGACACGATGAGCTTGGAGCGTCGAGCGATGCTTCGGGCCTATGGTGCCGTTGTAGAACTGACCCCCGGAATTCAAGGAATGCGTGGGGCCATTGCTAAAGCCGAAGAAATTGTTAGAGAAAAGGAAAATGCCTTCATGCTGCAACAGTTCTGTAATGTTGCTAATCCTAAGATTCATCAGGCAACCACCGCTGTAGAAATTTGGGAAGATACTGAAGGTAAAGTCGATATTTTAATTGCTGGCGTTGGCACCGGAGGAACCATTACGGGGGTGGCACGAGCCTTGAAAGCACGTAAACCGAGTTTCCAAGCCATTGCGGTTGAACCGAGTAATAGTCCAGTGTTATCAGGCGGTTGTCCTGGCCCTCATAAAATTCAGGGCATCGGCGCAGGTTTCATTCCTCCCGTAATGGAACTTGACCTCATTGATGAAATTATCTCTATTGGTGATCAAGATGCGATACATTACAGCCGTCGTTTAGCTAGAGAAGAGGGCCTTTTATCTGGTATTTCGACGGGGGCGGCTTTAGCGGCGGCGATACAAGTGGGTCAACGCCCAGAAAACACCGATAAGTTGATTGTGATCATTCAACCCAGTTTTGGCGAAAGATACCTGAGTACACCTTTATTTCATCAAATATGA
- a CDS encoding NAD(P)/FAD-dependent oxidoreductase, whose product MTPGPEVVIVGGGAAGFFAAITCAETFPRARVTLLEAGREFLSKVRISGGGRCNVTHHCFDPAQLVQNYPRGGQALRGPLSRFQPRDTVAWFQTRGVALKTEADGRMFPVTDSSQTIVACLFQSAQASGVQLRPQSPVRQILKTAGPFQLLLKNGESLSANRVLIATGSHPLGYQWAESLGHSILPPVPSLFTLQLRDPRLADLAGISVEPVHLRLMTGDKTRLEQTGPLLITHWGLSGPAVLKLSAWGARCLYDHHYRMPLVINWLPQYSQEHIRQVLLTTKQAQARKQLQGLSPVPLPKRLWQNLACFANIAPTTTWADVSKVQIQALLQALTQGQYQVQGKGVFKEEFVTCGGVNLKEINFKTMESRRCPGLFFAGEVLDIDGITGGFNFQNAWTTGWIAGHHLGINS is encoded by the coding sequence ATGACCCCAGGGCCAGAAGTCGTTATTGTCGGCGGGGGCGCGGCGGGCTTTTTTGCTGCCATTACCTGTGCGGAAACCTTTCCCCGAGCTAGGGTGACGCTGTTAGAAGCCGGGCGGGAATTTTTAAGTAAAGTTCGTATCTCCGGGGGCGGCCGCTGTAATGTCACCCATCATTGCTTTGACCCGGCCCAGTTGGTTCAAAACTATCCTCGTGGAGGACAGGCCCTGCGGGGGCCCCTGAGTCGATTTCAGCCCCGTGATACCGTTGCTTGGTTCCAGACTCGGGGCGTGGCCCTGAAGACTGAAGCCGATGGGCGTATGTTTCCCGTCACCGATAGCTCCCAAACCATTGTCGCTTGTCTGTTCCAGTCCGCCCAAGCTAGTGGTGTACAACTACGCCCCCAATCGCCCGTGCGTCAAATCCTAAAAACCGCTGGGCCTTTCCAACTCCTGCTCAAAAATGGCGAAAGCTTAAGTGCCAACCGAGTCTTAATCGCAACAGGGAGCCATCCCCTGGGCTACCAATGGGCTGAGAGCCTGGGCCATTCCATCCTTCCCCCTGTCCCCTCCCTCTTTACCCTGCAACTGCGAGATCCCCGCTTGGCTGACCTCGCCGGTATTAGCGTCGAACCCGTCCATTTACGCCTGATGACTGGAGACAAAACGCGGCTAGAGCAGACTGGGCCATTGTTAATTACCCATTGGGGCCTGAGTGGCCCTGCAGTTCTTAAGCTCTCGGCTTGGGGGGCCCGTTGTCTGTACGACCACCATTACCGCATGCCCTTGGTGATTAATTGGTTACCCCAGTATTCCCAGGAGCACATTCGTCAAGTCCTACTAACCACAAAACAAGCACAGGCCCGAAAGCAACTCCAGGGACTTTCGCCCGTCCCCTTACCCAAGCGTCTGTGGCAAAATCTGGCCTGCTTTGCCAACATTGCTCCGACGACCACTTGGGCCGATGTTTCCAAAGTCCAGATCCAGGCCCTCCTCCAGGCCCTAACCCAAGGCCAGTATCAAGTACAGGGAAAAGGGGTTTTTAAAGAAGAATTTGTCACCTGCGGCGGCGTCAATCTCAAGGAGATCAATTTCAAAACCATGGAAAGTCGGCGTTGTCCCGGTCTCTTTTTTGCCGGAGAAGTCCTCGATATTGATGGTATTACTGGCGGTTTTAATTTCCAAAATGCCTGGACAACAGGCTGGATCGCGGGTCATCACCTAGGAATTAACAGTTGA
- the nadB gene encoding L-aspartate oxidase, producing MAAQDFDVIIVGSGAAGLYASLCFPSTYRLAIITKAELKTGASDWAQGGIAAAIAPTDSPQLHYQDTLSAGAGLCEPDAVRFLVEKAPQAIQELVRLGVQFDRSGPDLALTLEAAHSRPRVLHAADTTGRAIVSTLMEQVLARPQVEIFPQAIAVSLDCDPATGQCRGVSVLHQDRLQWFRARVILLATGGGGQVFAQTTNPKVSTGDGIALAWRCGAILRDLEFFQFHPTALTKPGVPHFLISEAVRGEGAHLRDKAGRRFLFDYHPQGELAPRDVVSRAIFQHLQATATDPTQATVFLDLSTIEPERIRRRFPNIIERCQKWGVDVFQESIPVAPAAHYWMGGVQTDLACRTSVPGLWAIGEVTSTGVHGANRLASNSLLECIVFADQLALLDLPSLRPFPNLTSRQVTVDFETDRPQIQSIRQAIPSLMWQAAGICRHADSLRPAIAQVEQWQAQWQDLASSRFMAQIPPGQNLQFATSTVVSQLQYWAETRNLLDIAALILKSALFRPESRGGHFRLDYPQALPEWQLHTQVQQGQWSTQEIKS from the coding sequence ATGGCGGCACAAGATTTTGACGTGATTATTGTGGGATCGGGGGCGGCAGGACTCTACGCCAGTCTCTGTTTTCCCTCCACTTATCGCTTGGCCATTATCACCAAAGCCGAACTGAAAACGGGAGCTAGTGATTGGGCCCAGGGGGGAATCGCCGCCGCCATTGCACCTACGGATTCGCCCCAACTTCATTATCAGGATACTCTCAGTGCTGGGGCCGGTTTGTGTGAACCCGATGCCGTTCGTTTTTTGGTGGAAAAGGCCCCCCAGGCTATTCAGGAATTAGTGCGTTTAGGGGTGCAATTTGACCGTTCTGGCCCAGATTTGGCCTTAACCCTAGAAGCCGCCCATTCTCGACCGAGGGTTCTTCACGCCGCTGATACCACGGGGCGAGCCATCGTCAGTACTCTAATGGAACAGGTATTGGCCCGGCCCCAAGTGGAAATTTTCCCCCAGGCCATTGCTGTCAGTCTCGATTGTGACCCAGCAACGGGGCAGTGTCGGGGGGTGAGTGTCCTTCACCAAGACCGGTTGCAATGGTTTCGCGCCAGAGTGATTCTCCTTGCCACCGGCGGTGGGGGCCAGGTGTTTGCCCAGACCACTAACCCGAAGGTCAGTACGGGGGATGGTATTGCTCTGGCCTGGCGCTGTGGGGCCATCCTACGGGATCTAGAATTTTTTCAGTTCCATCCCACCGCTTTGACTAAACCCGGTGTTCCTCATTTTTTGATCAGTGAAGCTGTCCGGGGGGAAGGGGCCCATCTGCGGGATAAGGCCGGTCGGCGTTTTCTCTTCGATTACCATCCCCAAGGGGAATTGGCCCCCCGCGATGTGGTCAGTCGGGCTATTTTTCAACATCTCCAGGCAACGGCAACCGATCCCACCCAGGCCACAGTTTTTCTCGACCTCAGCACCATTGAGCCGGAGCGTATTCGCCGCCGCTTTCCCAATATCATTGAACGTTGCCAAAAATGGGGGGTTGATGTCTTTCAAGAATCCATTCCCGTTGCCCCAGCCGCCCACTATTGGATGGGGGGAGTCCAGACAGATTTGGCCTGTCGTACCTCTGTGCCTGGCCTGTGGGCCATTGGAGAAGTTACCAGCACAGGAGTCCACGGGGCCAATCGATTGGCCAGTAATTCTCTGCTGGAGTGCATTGTTTTTGCTGACCAACTGGCCCTCCTCGACCTGCCGTCCCTCCGGCCCTTTCCTAATCTCACGTCCCGCCAAGTTACTGTTGACTTTGAGACAGATCGGCCCCAGATCCAGTCCATTCGTCAGGCCATTCCCAGCTTGATGTGGCAAGCGGCCGGAATTTGTCGCCATGCCGATAGCTTAAGGCCCGCGATTGCCCAGGTTGAACAATGGCAGGCCCAATGGCAAGACTTAGCCAGCAGTCGTTTCATGGCCCAGATCCCGCCGGGTCAAAACCTGCAATTTGCTACATCTACAGTGGTATCGCAACTTCAATACTGGGCCGAAACCCGTAATTTATTGGATATTGCCGCCCTAATCCTCAAAAGTGCCCTTTTCCGGCCCGAGAGTCGGGGAGGCCATTTTCGCCTCGACTATCCCCAAGCCCTGCCCGAGTGGCAATTACACACCCAAGTTCAACAGGGCCAATGGTCAACCCAGGAGATCAAGTCCTGA
- a CDS encoding DUF4114 domain-containing protein — protein MATNFNFTGNLLEQKTVFLETGAQATKSTYDNVKFFWGDTPLLQIGTGGSDGGIEVLEYEKDKKKIQNIAVIGTIYSIYGGQQVKLFNGAVAFNDVLSDKNKDRLVGEVKRSDRVEGGYDPVQDILGLKYTTITLAREFPNATTGVAAFNATPDIFPGTNIIPTFGSSALLFFPGGKPQLLGLRVQLPDLYLGSVFDWYYQKKNKGAFNIPTFEEKEPAPGKPIDPKKPLKIGQLTGIAVEYNGLDRYLELNGKTDVNLFALANLTFDIARPRFIRIYDNKVEVSFETVLQYFDLGAVRINEIRFSLDTVKAEGKVSGEILVRVWNNLKLGGNFGVRLLRNETGVFSGAQISSAGIYADNLNILISTPESQIYLQRLGGQFENVPPLLPGQTFNLNGNAAVSLGPGFEVDFPDWLGGSKKGQGIYAVRLDGGITLKIPEGFDVNASLSMLGFTIGQNRTYLNIANAVRGWGTVLESRSQLTLPFNVFVFDGLFSVDARVNFTLRGTGSLRLPSFIPFTGNREFAGGGGIIKYAAPYSPNAQFRPEYGFVAAWINVPSPPFFGDRVGARVMFYGKLDLILGKDIDGFSGLGTVDSLDEFSQLATSDTLLTAYEQQQTGDPLPSRAFEVSQGRKWAAVSVRWLAKNNIENPSSLFELVAPDGTVYRDFATGTKVKLIEEMSSAQGISIGIINPDAGTWTVRQVTDVDLGPVQIKMYENSIAPVGKIEQVLPDTNGQWVDIIYSVADADSSSVKVDLYMDTDGKGQDGTLLTTLDFEPSTATGTYRLMLEGLPKGEYYFYIAVDDVEHVPTVRYFDNGADSLVNTQPEHPIGSLEIGQGNDLSVVSDLSANWIGDGKFLVTWSDTEKPQYYNIRWSDNPAGSSDNAIGTDYTGVQPTPGLATLYKEESGRFYHELIVDGFTEGELYRFQIQSVDSQNHLGATGKTSLAVAGNYSTTIALSNPDEWNCVAVVGQTYTTVVAQDTPNETKTVTPLVLPEGASYNLQTHQLIWQPTIEQLGEHWVQFKVENQFGDVYLETQRLQVLEYSLEQYQTIKLPEDFEIFESQQTNPINLNSIISYSENDDTLTISGNASASVNTQGGNDTLLVGAYTKGFGGAGNDTLQAVAGILPGGVYLDGGEGNDRISGSNGDDTLLGGNGDDVIQWSFGDDSIDGGSGTDTLTDIQFLDLTQSEKNSIKSIEIFQLADGGEVVLNQAALLALAPDNNTLYIEGQKGTVYLADKWKQQGQMTHGGHDFLLYRTGETRLAIEKSNVLVFQTGEVDTLFGQFSTEEFEGVLENVSTFTLSQLPNSEYSVPSEGFNLALSVDQLGGSGVVVLDILPEYQGINTILRQDPLTGDWSEFIFNSQVGAELIDSNQDGQYEQIRFHLKDGGFGDEDGLVNGRVQLTGLLAQTTPGLATPLNSSSFLNELGKPVPLTVRAVSVPDQGKFEFGLIKSDYSTFLGLPGAYNPTDEGWSLFVALDTHAVIFGDDEQSLPKPISPEMFPADPQALNRSFAQQVLASGRSLAPTEGKPVGTLLQNTIEDAYGLDPYILDLNHNVMYSDKNNNLEITKDSRGFTQVSAVTPNGKFAVEIASLPILAPGMDGTETPTEIQLYRAAAHNNTLGLYRLANAQGDIDINNDGIIDFKPGQDGYAAAAVNMTLNNDPLTGGVVLNTPDNFSKQTTTTTLQAGALYGMLIISDGSAQQFLQENPKNELGRVNTFFMYSEANPDNQSHFMRLGQSIYGVEDLFNRGDADYNDLLVNFNFLTREAINV, from the coding sequence ATGGCAACTAATTTCAATTTCACCGGTAATCTGCTCGAGCAAAAAACAGTCTTCCTAGAGACTGGTGCTCAGGCAACTAAATCAACCTACGATAACGTTAAGTTTTTTTGGGGTGATACTCCACTACTACAAATCGGTACTGGGGGTAGTGATGGAGGTATTGAAGTTCTAGAGTACGAAAAAGACAAGAAAAAGATTCAGAATATAGCAGTTATAGGGACTATCTATAGCATCTACGGTGGTCAGCAGGTCAAGCTTTTTAATGGTGCTGTTGCCTTCAACGATGTCTTGTCGGATAAAAATAAAGATAGATTGGTTGGTGAAGTCAAACGTAGCGATCGTGTTGAAGGTGGTTACGATCCTGTTCAGGATATTCTCGGTCTCAAATACACCACTATCACACTTGCTCGCGAATTCCCTAATGCAACGACGGGTGTTGCCGCGTTTAATGCCACTCCTGATATTTTTCCAGGAACAAATATTATTCCCACCTTTGGTTCTTCTGCTCTTCTCTTCTTTCCGGGGGGAAAACCCCAGCTCCTAGGCCTTCGCGTTCAACTGCCGGATTTGTATTTGGGCTCTGTCTTCGATTGGTATTACCAGAAAAAAAATAAAGGTGCTTTTAATATCCCTACGTTTGAAGAGAAAGAGCCAGCTCCTGGAAAGCCCATTGACCCCAAAAAACCACTCAAGATTGGTCAATTAACAGGAATAGCAGTAGAGTACAATGGTCTTGATAGATACTTAGAATTAAATGGCAAAACTGATGTTAATCTCTTCGCTTTAGCGAATCTAACCTTTGATATTGCTCGCCCGCGCTTTATTCGTATTTATGACAATAAAGTAGAGGTGTCTTTCGAGACAGTTTTGCAATACTTTGATCTAGGTGCTGTTAGGATTAACGAGATACGTTTTTCTCTTGATACTGTCAAGGCCGAAGGAAAAGTTAGTGGCGAGATCCTTGTCCGTGTTTGGAATAATTTAAAACTTGGTGGTAATTTTGGAGTCCGCTTACTCCGCAACGAGACAGGTGTTTTTAGTGGTGCACAGATCAGTTCGGCCGGGATTTATGCAGATAATCTGAATATCTTGATATCTACGCCGGAATCTCAAATTTACCTACAGCGTCTTGGGGGTCAATTTGAAAATGTTCCGCCATTACTTCCCGGACAAACCTTTAACCTAAATGGCAACGCTGCAGTTTCTCTAGGCCCCGGGTTTGAAGTAGATTTTCCCGATTGGTTGGGCGGCAGCAAAAAAGGCCAAGGGATTTATGCGGTGCGGCTTGATGGGGGGATAACTTTAAAAATTCCGGAAGGATTTGACGTCAATGCTTCGCTCAGTATGTTGGGGTTCACTATCGGACAGAATCGGACTTACCTGAATATTGCCAACGCGGTTCGTGGTTGGGGAACAGTTTTGGAATCACGAAGCCAGCTTACCCTGCCCTTTAATGTCTTTGTATTTGATGGTTTATTCAGCGTTGATGCACGGGTAAACTTTACGCTAAGGGGAACAGGCTCACTCAGACTTCCCAGCTTTATTCCTTTTACGGGTAATCGAGAGTTTGCTGGCGGAGGGGGGATAATCAAATATGCTGCTCCTTACAGCCCAAACGCTCAGTTTCGACCAGAATATGGTTTTGTTGCTGCTTGGATTAACGTTCCTTCTCCTCCCTTTTTCGGAGATCGTGTTGGTGCTAGGGTGATGTTTTATGGTAAATTAGATCTCATTCTTGGCAAAGATATTGATGGTTTTAGTGGCTTAGGAACGGTTGACTCTCTCGATGAGTTTAGTCAACTTGCCACGTCTGATACTTTACTCACAGCTTACGAACAGCAACAGACCGGCGATCCGCTGCCGAGCAGGGCCTTTGAGGTTAGTCAGGGGCGAAAATGGGCTGCCGTCAGTGTCCGTTGGTTAGCCAAAAATAATATTGAGAACCCGTCCTCACTGTTTGAGCTGGTCGCACCCGACGGTACCGTTTATAGAGATTTTGCAACGGGAACCAAAGTCAAACTGATCGAGGAAATGAGCAGTGCTCAAGGGATCTCCATCGGCATTATTAATCCGGATGCCGGGACTTGGACGGTTCGGCAAGTCACAGATGTTGATTTAGGCCCCGTTCAAATCAAGATGTATGAAAACTCAATAGCCCCAGTTGGCAAGATCGAGCAAGTTCTTCCCGATACTAACGGCCAATGGGTGGACATTATTTACTCCGTTGCAGATGCGGATTCAAGTAGCGTCAAAGTGGATCTGTATATGGATACCGACGGAAAAGGACAAGATGGAACGCTGCTGACTACCCTGGACTTTGAGCCCAGTACTGCAACCGGAACCTATCGTTTGATGTTAGAGGGCCTTCCCAAAGGCGAATATTACTTCTACATTGCAGTGGATGATGTCGAGCATGTCCCCACCGTTCGCTATTTTGATAATGGTGCTGATTCATTAGTGAATACTCAACCAGAGCATCCGATTGGAAGTCTTGAAATTGGTCAGGGCAATGATTTATCCGTGGTTAGTGATCTCAGTGCCAATTGGATTGGTGATGGCAAATTTTTAGTGACCTGGAGTGATACAGAGAAGCCTCAGTACTACAACATTCGTTGGTCTGATAATCCTGCCGGGAGTTCTGACAATGCCATCGGCACCGACTATACCGGTGTTCAACCAACCCCCGGATTGGCAACACTCTACAAAGAGGAGAGTGGTCGTTTTTATCACGAGTTGATCGTCGATGGCTTTACCGAAGGTGAGTTATATCGCTTTCAAATTCAATCAGTCGATAGTCAGAATCATTTAGGGGCTACAGGGAAAACCTCCTTGGCGGTCGCGGGGAATTACAGTACGACGATTGCCTTAAGTAATCCTGACGAGTGGAATTGCGTCGCCGTCGTTGGGCAAACCTACACCACTGTCGTCGCCCAAGATACCCCAAATGAAACAAAAACCGTAACGCCCTTAGTTCTTCCTGAAGGGGCCAGCTACAACCTCCAAACCCATCAATTGATTTGGCAACCGACAATTGAGCAGTTGGGTGAACATTGGGTGCAATTTAAAGTCGAGAACCAATTTGGGGATGTTTACCTGGAAACGCAACGATTACAAGTTCTTGAATATTCCCTTGAGCAGTATCAAACGATTAAATTGCCGGAAGACTTCGAGATATTTGAGTCTCAACAAACGAATCCTATTAATCTTAATTCCATAATTTCTTATTCCGAAAATGATGATACCCTAACGATTAGTGGAAACGCTAGTGCCAGTGTCAATACCCAAGGCGGTAATGATACGCTCCTAGTCGGGGCTTACACCAAAGGTTTTGGAGGAGCAGGAAATGATACTTTACAGGCTGTTGCTGGCATTCTTCCTGGTGGTGTTTATCTAGATGGTGGTGAGGGTAATGACAGGATCAGCGGCAGTAATGGCGACGATACCCTCTTAGGAGGAAACGGCGATGATGTCATTCAATGGAGTTTTGGAGATGATTCAATTGATGGTGGCTCTGGTACTGATACTCTGACTGACATTCAATTTCTTGACTTAACGCAGAGTGAGAAAAATAGTATCAAAAGTATTGAAATCTTTCAACTTGCTGATGGTGGAGAGGTTGTTCTTAATCAAGCTGCTCTCTTAGCGCTGGCACCTGACAATAATACGCTATATATCGAGGGCCAAAAGGGGACGGTTTATCTGGCGGACAAGTGGAAGCAACAAGGACAAATGACTCATGGCGGTCATGATTTTCTGCTTTATAGGACGGGAGAGACTAGACTAGCCATAGAAAAAAGCAATGTATTAGTATTTCAGACGGGCGAAGTTGATACGCTATTTGGACAATTTAGCACAGAGGAATTTGAAGGAGTTCTCGAGAACGTATCGACCTTTACTCTAAGCCAACTTCCTAATTCGGAATATAGTGTTCCCTCGGAGGGTTTTAATTTAGCATTATCGGTTGATCAATTAGGTGGCAGTGGAGTCGTTGTCCTCGATATTCTCCCGGAATATCAAGGAATTAATACCATTTTGCGCCAAGATCCTCTGACTGGTGATTGGTCTGAATTTATCTTTAATAGTCAGGTCGGTGCTGAGCTAATTGATAGCAATCAGGATGGCCAATACGAACAGATTCGCTTTCATCTAAAAGACGGTGGTTTCGGGGATGAAGATGGCCTCGTAAATGGCAGAGTTCAACTAACAGGGTTATTAGCGCAAACCACTCCCGGCTTAGCAACTCCACTGAACAGCTCAAGCTTCTTAAATGAACTCGGAAAGCCTGTCCCTTTAACCGTCAGAGCTGTATCTGTGCCGGATCAAGGTAAATTTGAATTTGGTTTGATCAAGTCTGATTATAGTACGTTTCTTGGTCTTCCTGGCGCTTACAACCCCACGGATGAAGGATGGTCGCTATTCGTGGCTCTTGACACCCATGCCGTCATTTTCGGTGATGACGAACAATCTTTGCCCAAACCCATTTCACCAGAGATGTTTCCAGCAGATCCCCAGGCATTAAATCGTTCTTTCGCTCAACAGGTATTAGCTTCCGGTCGTTCCTTAGCACCAACGGAGGGCAAGCCCGTAGGCACACTCCTTCAGAATACGATTGAAGATGCTTATGGTCTAGATCCCTATATTCTTGATCTAAACCATAATGTAATGTACTCCGATAAAAACAACAATTTAGAGATTACCAAAGACAGTCGCGGCTTTACCCAAGTTTCGGCAGTGACCCCCAACGGTAAGTTTGCGGTTGAGATTGCCAGTTTACCGATTTTAGCTCCCGGTATGGATGGAACAGAAACCCCAACTGAAATTCAGCTTTATCGAGCGGCGGCGCACAACAATACGCTGGGACTATATCGTCTTGCTAATGCCCAAGGGGATATTGACATCAACAATGATGGAATCATTGATTTTAAACCAGGCCAAGATGGCTACGCGGCGGCGGCGGTCAATATGACACTCAATAACGATCCTTTGACAGGAGGAGTCGTGCTCAACACGCCCGATAATTTTAGTAAACAGACAACAACAACGACATTACAAGCAGGAGCTTTATACGGAATGTTAATCATTTCGGATGGTTCAGCGCAGCAATTTTTGCAGGAAAATCCCAAAAATGAATTGGGTAGAGTTAATACCTTCTTCATGTATAGCGAGGCAAACCCTGACAATCAGTCTCACTTTATGCGTCTAGGACAGTCAATTTACGGTGTTGAGGATCTATTTAACCGTGGAGATGCTGATTATAACGATCTTCTCGTTAACTTCAATTTTTTAACTAGAGAAGCAATTAATGTCTAA
- a CDS encoding M23 family metallopeptidase, which yields MNKLLYKSLGRWVTGACLSCLGIVLALPSLAQNLSDPNCPAPVLSRLKRHTVQAGETTASIAQRYQLLPATLLSINPQLKNGNPKAGQVVLIPPFNGTRLEVPQGATWRDIAKAYGIRADVLFEVNGCQAKPSQVFIPGIAGRPVLASGQDTYTGLNRWPLDLKPTIGLDYGWQPDRQNPKNRFFHSGIDLLAPIGTPVLAAAAGTVLLVSQEGPYGFLVVLDHGNGRQTRYAQLSRFAVQIGERVQAGQVLGQVGVTGKPDISQPHLHFEVRFQSPVGWVAQDPKLHLPSATPAGF from the coding sequence ATGAACAAGTTATTGTACAAATCTCTAGGCCGATGGGTTACGGGGGCCTGTCTATCCTGTCTGGGTATTGTTCTGGCGTTGCCGAGTCTGGCCCAGAATCTCTCTGACCCCAATTGTCCCGCTCCAGTACTGTCTCGCTTAAAACGTCACACAGTTCAAGCGGGGGAAACCACAGCCAGTATTGCCCAGCGCTACCAGCTACTACCGGCAACACTCCTGAGCATTAACCCTCAACTTAAAAATGGCAATCCTAAAGCGGGCCAGGTCGTGCTCATTCCGCCCTTTAACGGCACTCGCCTGGAGGTGCCCCAGGGGGCCACTTGGCGGGATATTGCCAAGGCCTATGGCATTCGGGCGGATGTGTTGTTTGAAGTTAATGGTTGCCAGGCCAAACCGAGTCAGGTCTTTATTCCTGGCATTGCCGGCCGTCCTGTCCTTGCTTCTGGTCAGGATACCTACACGGGCCTCAACCGTTGGCCCCTAGACCTCAAACCGACCATTGGGCTGGACTACGGTTGGCAACCCGATAGACAAAATCCCAAAAATCGTTTTTTTCACAGTGGTATTGATCTACTGGCTCCCATCGGAACACCAGTTTTAGCGGCAGCGGCGGGAACAGTTTTGCTGGTGAGCCAGGAAGGCCCTTACGGTTTTTTAGTGGTGTTAGATCATGGCAACGGCCGTCAGACTCGCTATGCTCAATTAAGTCGTTTTGCGGTTCAGATCGGGGAACGAGTTCAGGCGGGCCAAGTATTAGGCCAGGTTGGAGTGACGGGTAAACCCGATATTTCCCAACCCCATCTCCATTTTGAGGTACGTTTCCAATCTCCTGTAGGCTGGGTGGCCCAAGACCCCAAATTGCATCTTCCTTCCGCAACGCCCGCCGGTTTTTGA